Proteins encoded together in one Oceanobacillus iheyensis HTE831 window:
- the pyrR gene encoding bifunctional pyr operon transcriptional regulator/uracil phosphoribosyltransferase PyrR → MKKKTEILDAASIQRALTRMSHEILEKNKGGENLVLIGIKTRGVPLAKRIQQKIKQIESIEVPLGELDITMYRDDLDKVSEQEDPKINSVSIGMDITDKHVILIDDVLFTGRTVRAAMDAVMDVGRPSTIQLGSLVDRGHRELPIRADYVGKNIPTSDREIVVVQLSEQDQEDRVSLYEK, encoded by the coding sequence ATGAAAAAGAAAACGGAAATACTGGATGCAGCATCCATACAACGAGCACTAACAAGAATGTCTCATGAAATATTGGAAAAAAATAAAGGTGGAGAAAATCTCGTCTTGATTGGAATAAAAACAAGAGGTGTTCCACTAGCAAAGCGTATCCAGCAGAAAATTAAGCAAATCGAATCTATTGAGGTTCCTTTAGGTGAATTAGATATTACCATGTATCGAGATGATCTTGACAAAGTATCTGAACAAGAGGACCCGAAGATTAACTCTGTTTCAATTGGAATGGATATAACCGATAAACATGTTATTTTGATAGATGATGTATTATTTACTGGAAGAACGGTTCGAGCAGCAATGGATGCTGTTATGGACGTTGGTCGCCCCTCTACAATCCAGCTTGGTTCACTCGTGGATAGAGGGCATCGTGAGTTACCTATCCGTGCTGATTATGTTGGGAAGAACATACCAACATCGGATCGAGAAATTGTTGTTGTTCAACTAAGTGAACAAGATCAAGAAGATCGTGTATCTTTATATGAAAAATAA